The Acipenser ruthenus chromosome 45, fAciRut3.2 maternal haplotype, whole genome shotgun sequence sequence CCCTCCTCTGCAGGagagccagagccaatgcaacgctccctcagGAATACCCAGAGAAGACTGAACCGTGTATGGTGTTAAACAGACACTTACAGTTCTTCCAGGGTAGGGTTCGAGGCACCCGCAGTCCTGCTGGCAAGCTGCTGCTTGCGTTAGCCTCAGGCCTGTGAAAGACACTTTGGGTTATTAAAACTCTGCTTAAATCATAAAAATCAGCCAGCTTACCAAACAGATTTCCAAACTCAAAATGAAAAAGGACTACAGAAGTCCGACAGGCATGGAAATGGGAGCTCCTATATAAGCAATTCTGTACAGCAGCGAAACGTTCCGACACACCAAAGCAACACAATTAAATGCAGTACGGCAGACTAGCGTTTGCAGATAAATTAGACATACACTTGATATTACACACACTTTCAGCTATACAGTAAATGTTCAGAATTTTACTGTTGTATTCAATTTTGAGTCTGGACTATTTAAGTCTCTGTGTTTGTTCTCCCACTACTCAGAAGTACCTGGCCCTGCAGACAAAGTGAATAAAAACTAAAACTCACCTCCTGTTAAAGTTAGCTCTGCTTATCACAGTCCCTTTGAGGGGATGTATTAACGGATCACCACCCTTGCATTGCAGTCTCTACAGTGCACAGCATCTAGTTTAACCCCACCCACCCCCAGTGTAACATCGGGAGACACGTACTTGCTTTCTAGGATTGAAACTGTATCAATACCCCAAACAAACGGCTTGCAGGAGGAGTTATCCACTTCTGCAGAGGGAAGAAAAAACGATTCTTAAAAAAGACAGCAAAGCAATTGCATTGAACAAATGTTTTCTTAAATAAGTGGTCCAAAatgctcccccccacccccaacagaTGTGAAACAGGGGGCTTCCAGAAAACCGAACTCCGCATGACCCCCCCTACCTTCATCCCAGTCCTCTTCACAGTTTGGGTTTTTCCATGTGCTTAAGGGCACTTGCCACTTCTTAGCATGAGCGTTCCCGACCACTGGAAAAGAAAACCCGTCAGCGACACTAAAGTGCGTGAATCGTGACTTCATGTCAAAGCAAAACTATTGGCGCCTGGCCCAAATCAGAGAGACAGACAGTAGCGTTTGACTTGCTGTCCGAGCATTTGGAACACCTGTACAGCAGGATTAATGTAACCCGATTGACGGGGAAATGTACCCTtcacattgcagcagtactaaaaCTTCAGTTTTTGTATAAATCGCTAGTCAGTATGGAAGTCTTCACTGGGACCCAGCAGAAATGCCAATCAATGGAGGCAGCGGTGGAGCACAGTGCATTATGGGTAATCTCAAGCACAGGAGAAAGCTGAACccggttgtaaaaaaaaaaaaaaaactggttctaCGAGTTGTTTTTCCATTGTGACATTTTTCAATCGTGACACCATTTCTGAGGTCTACGATCTCAACGctataaaaacattttctatttgaACATCGGCATCCAGTTGTGGTAGAGTGGCTGTGAAGCACCCCCATTCAAAATGCGCCAATCTGActgaaaaactaatttatttattactaCATGCCCcaccacttttgaaaccaaagttacaccACTGGGCTGTCCATTTAATACATGGCTTTAGTAAGTGACTCCACATCTCACAGCTGTCGTCGCTGATGATGCGCCGGTCCACGCAGTTGGCGATGTGGTGACTCAGCTCGTTTCTGGGGAGCAGGTGACGGGCATTGAAAGGGCAAGTCTTGAGTTCCTGGGCCAGCTTTGGGTGGTTCTGAAACAAGAGGGGGAGAATAGTGTTCGGTTGAgagaattatttatatataaagtaaatcCATTCTTTAAAAAGGCAGGATTAAGGAATCATTTgtgcatttaaaagtaaaacGGATTTGCTAGATGTTTTTCCTTAAACTATTTACCAGTATAAAAATCTGTAAATCAAGTAGAGATCTgcctttaactataaaggtttaTAGCACAAGTCTCTTCCGTTTGCACAGAAATATTGCGCTTATCACTGGCTGAGAATATCCTTTTACAAAAGGCTGATAAAGTGTGACGAATATAAAACTTAACAGCACTTAGTAAGAGTTACCTGCCAGTGGAGTCCAACTCAACAGCTAGGTCATGTTTAAGGGTCGGGCAGGCTGAAGTCAGACTGCCAGAATTAATATGCCACTGTGCGGTCTGCGAAGAGAGCAGATCCTCCATACCTTGCTGCACTTGATGAGATGATAGGGGAACCGCAGCCCGCGGACCTGGTGGTTCTTATCGTAAGGACACTGCAGAAGTTTATCAGGGTCCCACATGTCAGTTCCCTCTGGGGAGAATAGATACGACATCCGGTTCAAACTTTCATCTTGCAAACCAGCAGGGGAGACTGGTTAGAGCAGCGCTTCCCAACCCCAgccctggggaccccctgtggctgctggttttcattcagagctctcaattacttaccgagccccttaattgaactgataattggcTTAAGACCTTTAATTGTTctctactcaaaaaaaaaaaaaagttgcaggtTTCAAATTACTTCTAAAATGTGCCAACTTGaaatctacaactgtttaagaccaattaaaaaggtctaattaagctaattattagttcaatttagGGTTAAGTAAATTGAGTGCTCAGCTGGAATGAATCAgcaagacacagggggtccccaggaccagggttggaaagCTGTCTCATCTGATTGAGACTTGCTAACACTACACACTACGTTTACTTGGTAGTTAACTGGCTAATGGTGCCAACTTCAAACGCGTGTAGATTGGAAAGCACCAACAACTGaaatatatataccgtatatatttGCAATGCGACATCCCATTTCTGCATTGGGTTATCTTGGGGGATATCTCtagtctagtaaaaaaaaaatacaaacctgtTCGCGTTTTCCCAACCACTACATTTACAGGGGTGTTTGTTGGTATGATCCCGGTAAGATTTCCCCATCCTGAATCGTATTAAAAGCCAGCTCCGGTTCGACTTACCCTTCTCAGAATGACACCCGAGCGGGTCGCGTCCTTCCACCCCGAAGGCTCCTTCTTGGGGTGCAGACATCTTCCTCAAACTGGAATCTGTAAAAACAGTACGTCAAACTTCAACTGCTCAACAGGATTGTGTTCGCTTCCCAAAACCAACATTTCACATAATTGTTCGGTTACCGGCTTCCCGTTAAATGAtcttgtttcattaaaaaaaaaaaaaagtgttttgaggAAGTTACGGTTTTATAAAAGATAAACATTTAATTTTAGGTTAATAAAGACATGCCcgaatgtaaaaaaacaaacaaattcaacATACTACattgttaaatatataaataataaatgttacaCTGCAGTAGATTTGATTCCACGCAACATAAATAAagcgttttgcttttttaattcagTCCTAACCTCGATTTAACAGCATCGACGACGGCAAAACGACCATTTTGTATTAAATGCAGGATTTAAAATTCTGCAGTAggcttttatatttatttattttttacatttttaaacgaATCGTGCTAACAGGTTTATTTAGGTGGTAAGAAAATAAGATTTTTAAATGGTGTACTTACGAAGACACGAAGACAAGTTTAACAGAAACAGGCCTACGCGGATTGCCAGGCGTGAACCACGTCCTCGCCGCAAATTACTACGCTGCGTAAGAGCGTACTGCGTCACCGCGCCACAACCACGGGGCTAAATTCtgctcaatttatttttaatttttttatacgACTGTTAGTGAAGAAGACAAAATATTAAATCGACAGAAAACCCGCTATTTTATTTTAGCGTGATAGAAATAGCGAGGTAGACTGATGTTGCTGCTGAAGGCGGAGGCCGAAACCTCGTAGTTAAATGTTGAATTAGTTGGTTTTCAGTTTTTTCAATCACGTTTCTTCTTTATGAAGTATTTTCAGTGATTGATGACTATCCAGTTGGATCCGGATTCTCTTGATTATATAGAGccgtttgctgtttttgaattatCTGTGCTGGTTCTGGCATTGATTCCCTTCTGTGTTGGTTTAACCCCATTCCAAACCAGAATATTTACTTCTacggtattttaaaataaaaaagagagacTTAGAACAGTCAACCGAACATTATTTTATTCTTACGAGCTTACAAACGAtggccaaataaataaaatattcgcAATAAATGTTTTTCACCTGTAGTGGAAGTGACAACATAGGATACATTGAACTTATTTTTCCCACGTGTATCAATTCATATTCAAAACCAGCGCCACCTTTAATATGATCTGTTTACCGCATCCCATAATGATAAACAACATACTGAAGTTCTTTAgcgtgtattaaaaaaaaaaaaaactggcacacGTGttccaaataaaaaacaaaacaattctgtTAATTAAATAGCATTAGAATTTGCGTcttcgttttgtttgtttgatgttaCTGGCTTTGTCGGCGGCTCCTTTTCCCACAGCCTTTAATCACAAacctatttttaaagaaaaaaatatataaaataaataataattatgccCCTTGAAAAGAGCGTGCTTTTTTAAAATACCAGTTTACTattgtcagatttgagctggccgtgcaaaaatacattttataaacaataatggGGTGTTCTAAAAAGCGTCGTTCTTtgtatgtggtttttttttactctgtacTAAACAGGGCGAGTCTCAAACTATTTCACTTTTTAACGAAAGCCTAGTGTGTGCGcattcatttcattattattattattattatttgtttatttagcagacgcctttatccaaggcgacttacagagactagagtatgtgaactatgcatcagctgcagagtcacttacaactacgtctcactcgaaagacggagcacaaggaggtgaagtgacttgctcagggtcacacaatgagtcagtggctgaggtgggatttgaaccggggacctcctggttataagcccctttctttaaccactggaccatgcaTGACAGCTACCTGTAGCAtacaggagcacacacacacacaccaatcagATCTGACACATTGAAAATTGCTTTAAACCCCTACCCAAAAACAACAGACAGACACTTTCTTTGTTAAATGAATCTGTACAGCAGAAAAATCATAAAATCTTTTATTTAGCTTACTGGCAGCCCTGCACTACGTACAAACTAAACAAATATAAAGAGGGTGAGGatcctttttttaatacaatgttttttttcttttttaaaaactacacatAAGAAATGAACACTGGGTCCTGCAAACTAAATCGTAAGGTTCACGGCTTGACATGCAAGACTTAAATAGCTAAAAAagtacatgtaataaaatatctGTGATTGCTAAACTAGACAGGCAGGCACAAACTGAAGTTTCCCTATGTAGGCTACTTCAAAAGAGAGATGCTATAACAGTTTGCTGTTTTTGAGGTACTCTGAACCCTAAAGAAAAAAGGACAATGCTGATTATGTGAGAGCAACCAGGTGTTCTGCACTTAGAGATACACACagtaaaagaaattaaaaaaaaacaaacgcagAAGAACCAGCAACAGGACAATAACCTGTGATCTCAATACTGTGTCATTTTCAGGTACAAAAGAAAACTCACATCCACCaggaatagcttttttttttatctccagtgTTGTTAAAGTTTCCAGTTTTGTACAAATGATAACTAGCCTGTAGAAAAGTTCATAGACTTGAGGAAATAGCAACTTTAAAATAAAGaacgtgacttttttttttttttaaaaagggcaaaAAGCTTTCAAGTTAGTTTTGATTAATTTTATCAAAACTAATCAAAGAAGTTCATATTcatatttcaaaaccaaaaaaggCAGAACGGCTGAAATCATTTTGGGAAAGTTGTGCacgtagctatatatatatatatgtgtgtgtgtgtgtgtgtgtgtttaaacgcTCGCTTCAGAAAGCATGGttagttttgtaattaaaaatataatttcttgGTGTAACTACATTCTCAAGAGGTCTACTTCCACAGAAAGGAGGAAGGCCTTGTTGACAACCCATTTGGTTTACATTCTCCAAAAGTGGTTTCTGCTGTTCAGACACAAGCCCATGAAGGGGCAGATTTATTGCCTCTTTTTGCTTcaacattttacaagaaacaccTTTTTCGAGCTTTTGAACTTGGGCTTGTGAGACAACaaatgtacaattatatatatatatatatataaactacttATAAAAACACTCAGGACCACAAACTACATTGTTCTATTAGAAAAGAAAGTGTGAAGTTTAACAAAAGTttctatttatataaaaaaaaaatgaaacccagGAGCTTGACACAATGGAGCAATGCACTACCGTGCAGCCACCTGAATTTTCTGAATaccctttgtttaaaaaatgtaaaataataaaataaaaacaaccccaTCACTATTCTAGACCCCTCCCTCCccttcaatacaaaataaaacatttaacacattgGAGAACGGTACCacgataaaaacatttttttgttttttttaaatagcattaaCTAGCTTGgaggggttaaaaaaaataaaataatgtccaTGTCACTTTTACTAGAGTCAAGCCACAATGCAGCTTTGACCGGGTGACTCCCAGCGCTCCAAGGCAAGGGAACGCTGCGATCCCACCCGTGCCTCCCTGCTCAGACCGCGAGCCTGCCGGAGGCTGCCTGCGTCATGGGGCTCCACCCCGAGCTGGGGGAGGTCTGGTCCTGAGAGTAGGCTCTGCTGTCACAGCAAGCGTGGGCTTCCGTCTTCACCACGCTGCCCTGGCACAGCCGCCGATGCCTCAACAGCCTGTCCGTCCGGGAGAAGTTCTGAAATTATAAAGACCGCGTCCGTTAATACATCTTGTTCCGTGGCCCTTACTGTAGCAGGAGAGCCAGCTGGGGGAGGGTGAGCTGGGCATCCCTACAGGGTGATTGTTTTTACAGGatgcctctctgtctgtgtgtgcctctgtctctctgcctccCTGGTATTGACATGCAAACACGCTTAAACAAAGAGTGAGCAGCATAGATATCATTTCACCCCTCTCCGCCTGCTCTGCAATGGGCATGCGTGCCGAGCTCCGGTATGCAGCGCCCATATCCGTGAGGGTGGCACCGTGTTTAAAATCCTGTCCTGCGGACCGCCTCGTGACTCACCTGCTGGCACCGGTCGCACTGGTACGGTTTCTCTCCGCTGTGAACACGTTTGTGTCGATCCAGGTGATAGCGCTGGATGAACCGCATATCGCAGACGTCGCACgcaaacggtttctctcctgcacggcagggataaaaaatatatatatagaattattaCCGGGTTACACTCTcaggacattaaaaaaaagaataacaaataaATCTTGCTTTAAAAAGTATAATTCAGGGtcgcaaaatacatttaaacaaagtaaAGGCAACCTGGCCTGGGACAATCAATAAGGGCTTCTTTGGGAAAGTGAATCTTAAAATATTGCACAGCTGTACACAggtctaggaaagagaactccactctcaacactgcagagcgctctagtagtataggaaagagaactccactctcaacactgcagagcgctctagcagtataggaaagagaactccactctcaacactgcagagcgctctagcagtataggaaagagaactccactctcaacactgcagagcgctctagcagtataggaaagagaactccactctcaacactgcagagcgctctagcagtataggaaagagaactccactcaacactgcagagcgctctagcagtataggaaagagaactccactctcagcactgcagagcgctctagcagtataggaaagagaactccactctcaacactgcagagcgctctagcagtataggaaagagaactccactctcaacactgcagagcactctagcagtataggaaagagaactccactctcaacactgcagagcgctctagcagtataggaaagagaactccactctcaacactgcagagcgctctagtagtataggaaagagaacaaGCCGCTACCTGTGTGTGTTAGAATGTGTCTCTTCAGGTGATAACTGCTGCGGAAGGCTCCATAGCAATGATCACAGATGAAGTTTTTCTGAACTTTCAACGGACAGTCCCCATTCTCATCCACCGCCACCACCTAGAGGACAAAAACAAGGGCTTTTGTCCAGTTTAGCTTGCTACTACATGTTTATCTATTCccccaaaaaatatatacataagggGTAATCTCATATACGATTTGGTTTCCAAATGAAATTATACTTTAGAttgaaaactggaaaaaaaggAGTTCATGTTTAAAACCACAGGTCAGTGCAAAATACCTCACTTGGAAGAGAACTCAGTCTGACCGGCTGGTTCTCTTGCACATTTGTGTCTGAACCGATCATGCTTTCACATTGCAATGAAACAAAACTGGAATTCATGAAATAATGCAAACTCTGAATGGGGGTTCGTCCGCAGCAGTGCAAACAGATTACGATGAAGTATACAGATCAAATATCAATTAGCCTTACTTTGCAGGGCGTCCCGGActtcctgtttttctttttcagctgcTGCTCGTCCGACTCCTGCGGGATTTTGTCTTCCAGAATTCGGGCAGCGTGGAAATCTCCTTCCTTCCGGATCACCTGCCGCAAGATTTTAAAAACTCTCCTGATAAATCCTGTTCAGGAACTCGCAGGACCTATCTGCACCAGCTTTGATTTGGAACCGACTCTGCCCTTTAGGAATAGACCTCTTTCGGTCTTTGCTAGCATTTTTAAAATCTCCTTTTAACCCTGACCATTTGAAAGCGCTTTGGaacgtgaaaggcgctatagagaTATTATTAATGTTGCTATTGTTAATATTACATGCACCTAATTCCATTGCAGCCTTCCTAACGCGTTTGTACACAAATCTGACACTGCACGCCCTCGCAGACTCTCACCAGTGGGGGGCAGCTGAGTGTTGCAGGCATGACCATGTGATTGTGACTGTGAGAGTGGCTGTGTCCTCTGTCCCCGCTGTCCCTGTGAGACGCCCCTCCTCCCCCGCTGCTGTGGGACATCTGGGACATTTGGGACATCTGAGACATCATCTTCTTCTGTCCCACCATGGTGCTGGCCTGCATGAGAGCCATGCTGGAGAGGACGGCCTCGCACCCCAGCAACCCCGCCTGGAATGCACatatgggagagagagagaagcgtgGGGGAGAAGCGTGGTTAACACATTTCAGGAACACTCAGCTGGGCTCAGGTGTGTTAAAGCTTAGACATCAGGCTTCAAATCAGGGCTGCTGATCAGTTCCTGCTTTTCAATTCctctttttaatcaattccaacacagcATTGATCAACGTGGCCATCGGCAGGATCCTGTTCAAATCCTCACTGTGGCAACACACACTGCTTCAATCGAAGTCTCTGTTTGTCAgccaattaaactggcttcagaTGAAAGCAGTCGAACAATCGCAACAATtatctctaaaatatcaattccttcgaaggacattttaaaaatggaactGAAAAGCAGGAACTGACCCCAGCGCTGcttcaaatacaaatgaaaagacGCATATTGTTACACAGGGTAATGTAATATATGCTGCTGTATTTAAAAGCAGGAAGCCACAAAAAAGTAAGACTGACTTCATGCAAGCCTTCAAAGACACGCATGTGCAGGCATGAATGTTTACTGATATTTTGAACATGCGTGcttaatttacattttaacacATGTAAAACTATGCTTTTTTCCCCCATTCATGCATTATTCGAATTATTACACTTTTACACAAGAAAGGAAACACAATGAAGCTTTATTCAATTCTGCAGCACAGCGGTCAAAACGTGCCAAAACGCCAACTT is a genomic window containing:
- the LOC117962543 gene encoding gametocyte-specific factor 1-like isoform X2, which encodes MSAPQEGAFGVEGRDPLGCHSEKEGTDMWDPDKLLQCPYDKNHQVRGLRFPYHLIKCSKNHPKLAQELKTCPFNARHLLPRNELSHHIANCVDRRIISDDSLVGNAHAKKWQVPLSTWKNPNCEEDWDEEVDNSSCKPFVWGIDTVSILESKPEANASSSLPAGLRVPRTLPWKN
- the LOC117962543 gene encoding gametocyte-specific factor 1-like isoform X1; this encodes MVVLPSSMLLNRDSSLRKMSAPQEGAFGVEGRDPLGCHSEKEGTDMWDPDKLLQCPYDKNHQVRGLRFPYHLIKCSKNHPKLAQELKTCPFNARHLLPRNELSHHIANCVDRRIISDDSLVGNAHAKKWQVPLSTWKNPNCEEDWDEEVDNSSCKPFVWGIDTVSILESKPEANASSSLPAGLRVPRTLPWKN
- the LOC117966896 gene encoding zinc finger protein 740-like isoform X1, translated to MAHLPGSAVRDHMKWAGLLGCEAVLSSMALMQASTMVGQKKMMSQMSQMSQMSHSSGGGGASHRDSGDRGHSHSHSHNHMVMPATLSCPPLVIRKEGDFHAARILEDKIPQESDEQQLKKKNRKSGTPCKVVAVDENGDCPLKVQKNFICDHCYGAFRSSYHLKRHILTHTGEKPFACDVCDMRFIQRYHLDRHKRVHSGEKPYQCDRCQQNFSRTDRLLRHRRLCQGSVVKTEAHACCDSRAYSQDQTSPSSGWSPMTQAASGRLAV
- the LOC117966896 gene encoding zinc finger protein 740-like isoform X2; translation: MAHLPGSAAGLLGCEAVLSSMALMQASTMVGQKKMMSQMSQMSQMSHSSGGGGASHRDSGDRGHSHSHSHNHMVMPATLSCPPLVIRKEGDFHAARILEDKIPQESDEQQLKKKNRKSGTPCKVVAVDENGDCPLKVQKNFICDHCYGAFRSSYHLKRHILTHTGEKPFACDVCDMRFIQRYHLDRHKRVHSGEKPYQCDRCQQNFSRTDRLLRHRRLCQGSVVKTEAHACCDSRAYSQDQTSPSSGWSPMTQAASGRLAV